The sequence below is a genomic window from Brooklawnia cerclae.
CGACCGGCTGCCCGTCACCGCCCATGCCTCGAATCTCTTGTCGTGGTCAGGTCCCGACTCGGTGACCTCGTAGGCCACGTGCGGCAGGCCGAGGGCTGCGGCGACCTCCTGCAGAGAGGTCTTCCAGTCCAGCCCCGCCCCCAGGTGAACAGCCTTGTCCACCCGCGGATCGAACAGGTGGTGGATCCAGGCCTCGGCCGAGGGCTTGCCACCGGACAGGTAGATCGCCCCGATGATCGCCTCCATGGTGTCGGCCAGGATGGAGGTCTTGTTGTCTCCCCCGGTGCTCACCTCGCCCCGCCCGAGCTTGATCATCGGGCCGATGCCGAGTTCCCGGCCCACTTCGCCCAGGCTCACCGCACTGACGACATTGGCGCGCAGTTTCGCCAACTGCCCTTCGGCGAAATCGGGAAACGTGGTGTAGAGGTACTCGGTGACCACCACCCCGAGCACCGAATCCCCCAGGAACTCCAGGCGCTCGTTGGTGGGAAGCTGCCCGTTCTCGTAGGCGTACGAACGGTGCGTCAAAGCCAGGTCGAGGAGGTCTGCGTCCAGATGGATCGCGAGCTCCTCGACCAGTTGTACGAACCCCGGTGACGGTGCGAACTCGTCACCCGTGCCGTGTGGCACGACGCCCGTCAGGCCTCGAAGACCTGGCGGCGATCGCCGCGCGGGCCGTACTGGCCGCAGGACGGGCACGCGGTGTGCGGCAGGTGTGGCTGGCGGCACGCCGGGTTGGCGCAGACGACGGTCTGCACAGCGGTCGTCTTCCACTGGGAACGACGAGACCGCGTATTGCTGCGGGACAGCCTCCGCTTCGGAACAGCCACGGCGGTTTCTCCTTCACGATCCGAGCCCGGTCATGCCCGGCCGGAGCCGGGTTCGGGCGAAGTCATGCGGCGTCCAGAGCGGACGCACGTCTGTTCACTTTACCAGCCGTCCATGCTTCTGCGAAATCACGGGCGTCGGCCCGGACCGGGCCTCAGCCCTCGTCCGCCAGCCCTCGCAGAGCTTCCCAGCGGGGGTCGATGGCCTCACCGTGGGTGTGCTCGGGGTCGTCGTTCAGGGGGAATCCGCATTCGGGACACAGCCCTCGGCAGTCCTCCCGGCACAGCGGGGTGAAGGGAAGCTCCAGGACGACGGCATCGCGCATCGGCGGCTCGAGGTCGATGAGATCGTCCTTCACGAACAGGGCGTCGTCGTCGGCATCCTTGCCGGGGTAGTAGTAGAGGTCCTGCAGGTCGAACGTCCGGTGCTCGTGCACCGGGCCCAGGCAGCGGGCGCACTCCCCCGACAGCTCGGCCTCGACCGTGCCGGTCACGAGGACCCCCTCGGTGACCGACTCCAGCCGAAGATCTACCTGCACGGGGCTGCCCTCCGGCACCCCGATCAGTTCGGAGCCGAGCCCGACAGGAGCCTCGATGCTGCGCTGAAACAGCTTCATCTCGCCCGGTCGGCGTGCCAGCTCGTGGATGCTGGTCACCCACGGTGCACGCGGATCGAGGGACTTGAAGTCGGCCACGTGCCAAGATTAGCCCGCGCGCGAAACCCCGGAACCGTCCTGGTACGGCCCGTCCGGCCTCGCCCCACCCAGACCGGAGCCGCCGGGCGATTCCCCCGGGAGCTACGGGGAACGCGACTCAGCGTCCCACTTTGGCCAAGACCGCGCGATTGACCGCCGGTGTGACGAACGGGCTGATGTCGGCGCCGTTGTGGGCGACCTCGCGCAGCATCGAACTCGACACGGTGCCGTACTCGCGGCCCGCGGGGAGCAGCATCGTCTCGATCCCCGACAGCGCCCGGTTGAGTTGTGCCATCTGCAACTCGTAGTCGAAGTCGCTGCCGAACCGGACGCCCTTGACGATCACACGTGCCTCCTGGCGTCGGCAGAAGTCGACCAGCAACCCTTCGATGGCGGCCACCCGCACATTCGGCAACTCGCTGACAGCGTCGGTCACCAGGTCGATGCGCTCGTCGAGGTCGAACATGTAGTTCTTCGTCGTGTTGCGCCCCACGGCCACGACGACCTCCGAGAACACCTCCGCGGCCCGGCAGATGATGTCGAGATGCCCCCGCGTGATCGGATCGAAGGATCCCGGGCACACCGCCCTCACCGGCAGCGCGGCATCGCTGGTCATTCGTCCCCCTCGGGGTCGTCGTGGGACGCGGTGCGTCCGAAGTGCAGTTGTGTCTCACCGTAGCGGCGAGACCACGAG
It includes:
- the rnc gene encoding ribonuclease III encodes the protein MPHGTGDEFAPSPGFVQLVEELAIHLDADLLDLALTHRSYAYENGQLPTNERLEFLGDSVLGVVVTEYLYTTFPDFAEGQLAKLRANVVSAVSLGEVGRELGIGPMIKLGRGEVSTGGDNKTSILADTMEAIIGAIYLSGGKPSAEAWIHHLFDPRVDKAVHLGAGLDWKTSLQEVAAALGLPHVAYEVTESGPDHDKRFEAWAVTGSRSFGPGHGRNKKQAEQQAAEMAFAALDVERDARDAAGAEANA
- the rpmF gene encoding 50S ribosomal protein L32 — protein: MAVPKRRLSRSNTRSRRSQWKTTAVQTVVCANPACRQPHLPHTACPSCGQYGPRGDRRQVFEA
- a CDS encoding YceD family protein codes for the protein MADFKSLDPRAPWVTSIHELARRPGEMKLFQRSIEAPVGLGSELIGVPEGSPVQVDLRLESVTEGVLVTGTVEAELSGECARCLGPVHEHRTFDLQDLYYYPGKDADDDALFVKDDLIDLEPPMRDAVVLELPFTPLCREDCRGLCPECGFPLNDDPEHTHGEAIDPRWEALRGLADEG
- the coaD gene encoding pantetheine-phosphate adenylyltransferase; its protein translation is MRAVCPGSFDPITRGHLDIICRAAEVFSEVVVAVGRNTTKNYMFDLDERIDLVTDAVSELPNVRVAAIEGLLVDFCRRQEARVIVKGVRFGSDFDYELQMAQLNRALSGIETMLLPAGREYGTVSSSMLREVAHNGADISPFVTPAVNRAVLAKVGR